A genomic segment from Modestobacter roseus encodes:
- a CDS encoding FtsW/RodA/SpoVE family cell cycle protein: protein MTGPGTDPRAVAAGAPVPTRRGTELALLGFAVLITLAAQCIVDLTVTGSLSPELATFGSWFTALWVVAHVVVRRFAPYADPLLLPCAAVLTGLGLVMIHRLDISGEQIGATATREDAPVQLLWATVGLVLFAAVLVVVRDHRVLARFAYTLALVGLVLIAIPALLPDSISEVNGAKLWIRVAGFSIQPGEFAKICLVVFFAAYLVDKRDVLALASRKVAGLELPRGRDLGPVLLAWAASILVLVFARDLGSSLLLFGIFVVMLYVATERASWLVIGLSLFAGGAFIAYQLFGHVRVRVNTWLDPFGTIDEGGYQVVQSLFGLGTGGIFGAGLGRGRPDMVPVAKSDFIAAAIGEELGLFGLVAVIVLYLVLVERGLRTSLIVRDNFGKLLAAGLSFAVAWQVFVVLGGVTGLLPLTGITTPFLAYGGSSLVANFGLVALLVRISDAARRPATPPPATQQKLTDAPTEVVRP, encoded by the coding sequence ATGACCGGCCCCGGCACCGACCCCCGCGCCGTCGCCGCCGGCGCGCCCGTCCCCACCCGGCGGGGCACCGAGCTGGCCCTGCTGGGCTTCGCCGTGCTGATCACGCTGGCCGCCCAGTGCATCGTCGACCTGACGGTCACCGGCTCGCTGAGCCCCGAGCTCGCCACCTTCGGCTCCTGGTTCACCGCCCTGTGGGTGGTCGCGCACGTCGTCGTCCGGCGCTTCGCGCCCTACGCCGACCCGCTGCTGCTGCCGTGCGCCGCGGTGCTGACCGGGCTGGGTCTGGTGATGATCCACCGGCTGGACATCTCCGGTGAGCAGATCGGTGCGACCGCCACCCGCGAGGACGCCCCGGTCCAACTGCTCTGGGCGACCGTCGGGCTGGTGCTGTTCGCCGCCGTCCTGGTCGTCGTCCGCGACCACCGGGTGCTGGCCCGGTTCGCCTACACCCTGGCGCTGGTCGGTCTGGTCCTGATCGCCATCCCCGCGCTGCTGCCGGACTCGATCTCCGAGGTGAACGGCGCCAAGCTGTGGATCCGGGTGGCCGGCTTCTCGATCCAGCCCGGCGAGTTCGCCAAGATCTGCCTGGTCGTCTTCTTCGCCGCCTACCTGGTCGACAAGCGCGACGTCCTCGCCCTGGCCAGCCGCAAGGTCGCCGGCCTGGAACTGCCGCGGGGCCGGGACCTCGGTCCGGTGCTGCTGGCCTGGGCCGCGTCGATCCTCGTGCTCGTCTTCGCGCGCGACCTGGGCAGCTCGCTGCTGCTGTTCGGCATCTTCGTCGTCATGCTCTACGTCGCCACCGAGCGCGCGAGCTGGCTGGTCATCGGCCTCTCGCTGTTCGCCGGCGGCGCCTTCATCGCCTACCAGCTGTTCGGCCACGTGCGCGTGCGGGTGAACACCTGGCTGGACCCCTTCGGCACCATCGACGAGGGCGGCTACCAGGTCGTGCAGTCCCTCTTCGGGCTCGGCACCGGCGGCATCTTCGGCGCCGGCCTCGGGCGCGGGCGCCCCGACATGGTGCCGGTCGCGAAGAGCGACTTCATCGCGGCGGCGATCGGTGAGGAGCTGGGCCTGTTCGGCCTGGTCGCGGTGATCGTGCTCTACCTGGTGCTGGTCGAGCGGGGGCTGCGGACGTCGCTGATCGTCCGCGACAACTTCGGCAAGCTGCTCGCCGCGGGCCTGTCCTTCGCGGTGGCCTGGCAGGTGTTCGTCGTCCTCGGCGGCGTGACCGGCCTGCTGCCGCTCACCGGCATCACGACGCCGTTCCTGGCCTACGGCGGGTCCTCGCTGGTGGCCAACTTCGGCCTGGTCGCGCTGCTGGTGCGGATCAGCGACGCCGCCCGCCGCCCTGCCACCCCACCGCCGGCCACCCAGCAGAAGTTGACCGATGCCCCGACCGAGGTGGTCCGCCCGTGA